The following are encoded in a window of Bradyrhizobium sp. WBOS07 genomic DNA:
- a CDS encoding GntR family transcriptional regulator, producing MTVQTRKKKPVPLGSDVATEGSTPLHVKIRESIRSQVRDGKLIDGTGRLMTEAELGRHFGVSRITIRNAIAPLVNEGMFDRSRGRGTFLRSNQPENWVGRLMGFSETIRDAGYQAGAKILQQGMTNRHDAAVREQLRERAVWQLRRLRLADDTPIAIEHAFYPPDIGLELEKRDLVSIIMYRVFEDELGLAIKDAQQTISADLADAGSAKLLGVKVGSPLLSIERVTFGKGGRALELLRAVYLPKYFRLSISLTRRH from the coding sequence ATGACTGTTCAAACGCGCAAGAAGAAGCCCGTACCGCTGGGCAGTGATGTCGCCACGGAGGGCTCGACGCCCCTGCATGTCAAGATCCGCGAATCCATTCGCAGTCAGGTGCGTGACGGCAAGTTGATCGACGGGACCGGCCGCCTCATGACCGAGGCCGAGCTCGGCCGTCATTTCGGTGTCAGCCGTATCACCATCCGAAACGCCATCGCACCCCTCGTGAACGAAGGCATGTTCGACCGCTCGCGCGGCCGCGGTACCTTCCTGCGCTCGAACCAGCCTGAAAACTGGGTCGGCCGTCTCATGGGCTTCTCGGAAACCATCCGCGACGCCGGCTACCAGGCCGGCGCCAAGATCCTGCAGCAGGGCATGACCAACCGGCACGACGCCGCCGTTCGCGAGCAACTGCGCGAACGCGCGGTTTGGCAGCTCCGGCGCTTGCGGCTCGCGGATGACACGCCGATCGCCATCGAGCACGCCTTCTACCCCCCGGATATCGGACTCGAGCTCGAGAAGCGCGACCTGGTCTCGATCATCATGTACCGCGTCTTCGAGGACGAGCTTGGCCTCGCCATCAAGGACGCTCAGCAGACCATCAGCGCGGACCTCGCCGACGCCGGCAGCGCCAAGCTGCTGGGGGTGAAGGTCGGCTCGCCCCTGCTCTCCATCGAGCGCGTCACCTTCGGCAAGGGCGGACGGGCGCTCGAGCTGCTGCGCGCCGTGTACCTGCCGAAATATTTCCGCCTCAGCATCAGCCTGACGCGCCGCCACTAG